In Salarias fasciatus chromosome 4, fSalaFa1.1, whole genome shotgun sequence, the DNA window TGATGACGCCAACTGCATCCCCAAACCGGGGAGCCCCATCTGCAATGGCAGGGGCGACTGCTTGTGTGGACAGTGTTCCTGTCACGCCAGCGAGTTCGGCCAAGTTTGGGGGAAGTACTGCGAGTGTGACGACTTCAACTGTCTGCGCTTCAAGGGGGCCCTTTGCTCCGGTGAGTGGATACAGTTCCTTGGTCCTGATGGACCTGACCAAGTTGTTGCTATGTGAGGGAGCTCGATTATGCAGGTTTATTGATTCTTCCAATTCACAACAACATTTTCTATTGTGGACAAAATATTGGTTTGTGAGATTTGTACATTGTTGCATTGCAGTTTTCTACATTAACACAGCTCCACATTTCCCTAGATGTTCAGCTTCATTCATTTTACCTCCGTCACCTGAGTATGCAGACTCTGACTTGTTTTTACTCACTTCCTCTCCATGTTTACACACCGTTTCTGCTCCTTAGAAGGGAAAATCATCGTTCTTATTAACGAAATACCCAACCACTGCATGTAAGACATGTAAATAGTTACATAGAGCAGAGTAATGCATCCAAAAGCCTAATAATCTGTCGGGTGTGTCCCCTCGGTGAAGGTCCCTCACTGAAGGCGTGTAGGTGAACTCACTGGATTAATTATTGCTGCAGTTGGCGTGGCGTTCCCACCGCTCACTGCAGGGCTGCATCATGTTCTATCCCTCCCTTTTACAAGCCCGCACGGCTCAGACAAGAGTTACTCAATGACAGCGGGGCTAGTTTATGATTTCAACAGTCTGGCTTGTTGCTCGTGAGGAGGGGGCTGGAggaacagcagagcagaaatgCGCCAGTTCGTCTCTGTTTGCcttaaaaataacaaacttGAGCTGTGCATGCTAACTGTGTGAGGCAGGGAGTTGAGTTTACCTCTCAACCCATGAACatggagtttgtttttgttcttttggctGTGGATCAGCTTTGGAAGTGGAAGTAAACAGGCAGATTTATCGAGGAATCTCTTGCTAGACTCAtagaattaaaataattaacGTAATTCCTGCGCTACAGACATGGATTATGGACTTGGAGAAAAACATGAGTTGAGACAGACAGGGCTTAGCGAGAACACGCCGTCAGTGACCACAATGGGAAGTGTCAAGAACTCGCAGTGGAAACAGAAGCTGTTGCGCAGTATCTGACCAAGAAATCCCAACTTCTGTAACTGTTATGAACCGCTGCACTGACTGTGAACTCATGCTTTTGAACGGCCCACTGAAAGGACTGAAAGTTACTCCATCCGTGGAAACAATATGTTATTATGGAAATAAGCACACGGACGACAGTGTCAGCGCTGAGATGAAGAAATACAGGGACAATTCAGGGTCATACAGACATCGACACAGatataaatatgttttgttGCTATAGTAAGCAATGTTTGCAAGTTTATTACAGTGTTGCTGTGTTATAATTTGctcagataaaaataaaatatcagaaaataTTTGAGACGGTTTTACAAATGTAAGGGGACAAATGTAGTGAGTGACGCTTTATTTTGCTTCTTGGCGCTTTCTGAAAGTGGGACGTTTCAAGTTTTACATCATTCAGTTATTTCGCTCCCTTTGCAGTCATAATGTTAGTTACTCATTAACACAGTAAGTCACAAACACATCATAGATCAAGTCACGGCCTCATTAGACCTTCAACTTCCATCTCTTACCGTTAAAAGTAGAATGTTAAGACAAGAAGCAGCAAcctctgagtctctctctctctcaagggaagttgttttctttttttctcagggATCCTATTGAGACATGAGTGTTGACATGCAGGGCTTCTCGGTGCACATGCTCGCCCACAGCCGCGGCTGGTGTGAGGCGGCCCACAGGGCTCAGTCTGGgcctgctgtgtctctgtgtgctcCTCACTGCGGCCGTAATGAAGTCTTTAAAGGCGGACCGTCCCTCGGCGacccgtctccgtctccgtttCTGTGATTTCCCCCTGCGGCGGTGCATTTCTCCACCCCTGAGGGGCCGAGGGGCCGGTACGGGGCCCGGCGCTCAGGCAGGAGGCGGCAGGCGCTGCCTCGGGGCCCGTAAACACGAACAGGGAGAGAACTGGAACGTTTGCATTCCACTGCTGGCTGCTTGCCCAAAAGCTCTTCCCTCTGCAGCATTCATCTCGGTGCACTTGATTCTGGTCCCCCTTAgtgctctcctccagctctgtttatcctggttctggtctcttCTCCAGCCAGCCTCCCTGTTAGAATCCTGTAAAGCTCCAGCATGTGATTAATGAACGGGATTACTGGGAAGTCCtccagggagggagaggagcatGATGTAAACCCAGAAactccttcagtgtgtgtgtgtgtgtgtgtgtgtgtgttctcgtatttctatccttgttggggccaaatgtccccacaaggatagcaaaacgtggaacgacgtgccttgtggggacctttttccggtcctaagtaggagaaacagtgttttcttgaccatgttgttgttactgaaaaaagtaaaagtgcaaaaacatttctttagggttaggctttgttgtggtgtgggttagggttagggtaagggtcagggttaggggctagacatgaatgggagtcaatggacggtccccacaaggatagaaatacgagactgtgtgtgtgtgtgtgtgtgtgtgtgtgtgtgtgaggacccAGCTGAAGACCTCTGAAGAGCAGAATCTCTTGGCAGAGTTTTGCATGAAGGGGATGTTTCCGGTTTATGATCTCCGTGTCTCGGCTCTTATCTgggtgacagaggaggagagattaCTGGGTGTGTGAGAGGCTGTTAACCATTAACCGCTGCACCCAACTCGTCTGATCCCTTCCACGCCACAAACACAGCCCTAAAGTCAGGCCGCTGTCGACAGGGAGGATACCGGGTGTTGTTGTTTCCTCATGTTGACCAGTGATCCGGTGATTTGTTGTTGAGCCGTGGCGTCAGGGACCCCCGGACCCTCCCGtgactcctccacctcctccactcccTGATCTGATTCAGCTGGGCCGTGACTCACAGGAGCACAATCCTGTTTGGTTTCCTGCTCAGAGCTGAAGTCGTTTCTGGGATTTCTTCACTTGTCGAGGTGGAGTGTTGCTCAGCAATCCAGTCAGCGAATCGCTGCTGCCACTTCAGACCAGTCCGAGGAAGTGTTGGTCTTCCTCccattgtgtgcgtgtgtgtgtgtgtgtgtgtgtgtgtgtgtgtgtgtgtgtgtgtgtgtgtgtgtgtgtgtgtgtgtgtgcctgccaATAATGAGATCATTAGAGTGTGTTGTACATTATATCATTGTCTGAATGGAAACGATCAGGAGAGCTGCATGATGTCTTCCAAATGAGTTactcaaacagaaacttttaatCACCAGCATATTTTGTCATTCAGACCAGGACAATGGAAATAACAGAGGAAAAGGGTTACGTAATGTATTGTGAGAAGAAGCTTGAAATGCTGCTCTTCAAAAGACCTAAtgcttccttctgtttttttttttcagaaattagTCAAATCAATTTAAtctattggaaaaaaaagcgtCAATTTATAAAAATTAAGATTAATTCTTCAACACACAACTAATTTTCAGCACCTTGACACTAATTAATGcagaatatataaataaatccatAGTTACTGTTAAAAGGATGAGACATGTGTTTAGACACAAACATCTACTGCCATGAATACACACACCTACTGAAGTGTGTACACTCATTGGTTTTTAGGCCCATAGTTAGTGTCAACTCTAGAGTATACACACGAGTGCACTCACATGCATTTTAATGGCATCAGCCCATTTCCTTTGGACCAACCCACCACATCCtgtgcaacacacacagtgaccaCAGCACTTGTGCTGCATTTCACAGGTCATGGTAAATGCAGCTGTGGCATCTGCCAGTGCGACGCCGGGTGGAAGGGAGAGAACTGTAACTGCAGCACCCGGATCGACACGTGCACGTCCAGCATCGGCCTGCTGTGCACCGGCCGGGGGAACTGCGAGTGCGGCGTGTGTCAGTGCACCCAGCCCGGCGCCTACGGAGAGACCTGCGAGAAATGCCCCACCTGCCCCGACTCCTGCACCATCAAAAAGTGAGCTAATCCATCACCCTGCGTTCTAAAGCATGGAGCAGGAGGGGGCTTTCCTAAATCCAGACATTCACAGACACAGTATGACAATACTGCAGACTCTAACGTCCTACGTCTGTCTTACCACCTCCCATATTTCCTGTCAGTAGAGCTGCAGGCccatctctgatctctgatctcaAATGTCacagtgaagaaaagcagagcagATACACACTGCTGCCGACATGCAGGAGCTGGGGCCGCCAAAACAAAAGCACTTAGTTTAGGTCTACTAGATTCTCAAAAGGCTGTAAGTGAGCTTTACTGCAACACGTGGACAACTAATTTTAACTAGATATGAGCAGGCTGCTAGCATAAGCACTTGGAGAGCTCTGGAGTTTTTAGTCTCCCCACCGCTTAGAGGatgaataaagagaaaacatttcatgtcaGCTGTTCAAAGGCGTCTTCAGATGCAGCTCCCACGCAGGTTTTTAAGAGATCCAGATGTAGAATGACCTGGTCCTTCATAAGAAGCTCAAATCCGCGAGCTGAGCTGAAGAGTGCTGCGCCGGCTGTGTTTGCAGGTCGTGTGTGGAATGTCAGCACTTCAAGAGAGGGCAGTACATCGAAGACAACAGCTGCAATCGGATCTGCAGGAATGAGATTGAAGTCGTGGATGAGCTGGGTGAGAACTCCTCCAACCCTCCAACAGCTTCTTAACCGACTAAAACTTGATTCATTATCTTCACATGATTTCCTTCCATCAGTTTTCCATGACACGAACGCCGTGAACTGCTCGTACAAAGACGTGGACGACTGTGTGGTGCACTTCCAGTACTACGAAGACGACAGCGGGAAATCCATCCTGTTTGTGGTGAAGGAACCAGGTAAGGTGTGGGGCGTGAAGGAGCGTCATCGGGACGTCCTGCTGTCTGGCAGAATGCTGTTATCCGAAAAACACATCTTCAGCGTGTTGGCTTCAGCCCCACCACAGGAACTCAGACGAGCGGTGATGATGCTGAACGTGGTTGTGAAATGGAGCGGTTGCTTCACTTTATGAGTGTACTCAGATCCCGGCGGTGGAGACTGATCCCCGCCTTGTGTCTCAGAGTGTCCCGAAGGCCCGGACATCCTGGTGGTCCTCCTGGCGGTGGCGGGAGccatcctgctgctgggcctggcCGGCCTGCTGATCTGGAAGCTGCTGGTGACCATCCACGATCGCAGGGAGTTCGCCAAGTTCGAGGAGGAGCGCGCCAAAGCCAAATGGGACACGGTGAGggagtgaagagaaaacacaactctttgagttaaaatgcttcagaaagcttcacaTCGTTGAATTTCCTGAATTAAACGTCTTCCTCTCTGTTCCCACTCCCCAGGCGAACAACCCTCTGTACAAACAAGCCACCTCCACCTTCAAAAACGTGGCGTACCGGGGAAACTGACGGCCAAGGCCAGCGAGGACTAACTCAGGGTGGAATGTAGCAGCACAGAAATGGATACTTTCACACTGTCCTGTGACTGAAACCTGCTAACTGCTGTCAGCAACGTGATGTATTGACTGTAAAGaagcaaaacaagacaaaagagGACTGAAACTGTTAATATAAGTCCGCTTCGTGgcctttttctttctgcactGTGTCAGGGATGGAGCTTCGTTCAACTCAGTGGAtccacagccccccccccccgccataCAAAGGCAAAAATCctttataaaataaaagcactGGACAGCTTCACGTCTCTGGCACCTGACCGGGAATTTACAGCCATGCAAACTGCTACTGAATGTCTGTCACCATTATTTTTTAAGGTCTAAAGTCTACAACTGCAGTATTTGTCCTTAAAGTTTGCTGTACGTGAGATTTCACTGTGGCAGGAGTGAGTGGATGTTCTTGAGCGCTGCAGCAGTTTGCTGCTTCATCAGGTTTTCTTATTGGAGGGAAAATGTGCTACTGTCTCTTCTGTTGTTAAAAAAAGGCCTCACCGCCTCATGTTGTGGTTCAaagcgtttaaaaaaaaaaaaaaaaaaccatcaagcTGCGGCTCGATGTTTAGCTTGTTATTTTCACTGGGATGTTCTGATGTAAAATATTACATACTGCACCTTCAAAACGTCTCAAACTTGTAGATTTTTAGTACAAATTTACTGATTGGGCATatgagtaataataataatttaaaatggaaatgtttgATGAGCTCCTTGTCTGTTTGAGAGATCAAATTTTTATCAACATTCCTAAAATGTGCCTTGTTTATAAATGTTTGACTGCTTTTCATTCACAGAaccacgctttttttttttttttgcacatctgTTGTGGCAAAAGCACTGTGATAAATATGGTACAGCTGGATGTGTGCTGACTGTTTCTACAGTAATATCAGGGGTCTGTGTTGCATTTGAGAGGAGTGGAaactttattgatgttttttttttgtaccgtctgggtttttttttttcttttgtactttTGTTCGAAGCTGAAATGCTGGCCTGTTCATTGGAAATTTGAAGTTGTATTCACATGTTCCAGGTTTTACACTGAAAAGCACACAGCGAAGTGCTTTGTATGTGTTGGTGTTGTGGAGCAACTTGATGATCAGTGAATCTTGCGGTTGCAGAGAAAAAGCCCACTATCAGGTGTGATCTGCATGATCTCAGCTTCCTTATGTGGCCTTGAACTCATTGCAAAGCATTTCTCTTCCATCTGCAGTTTGGCTCTTAATTTACTACAGAGGAAATGCACAAAGAAATATACTTGATCTTATTCTTACATGTGGCACTTGGCATTTGAGgtcaaaatttcaaaattgGTCAAATTGTTCTGATTCAAAGTAATGAATACGTTAGTAGTAATGAATAATACATGACCAAATACATCAGGATCATTTTCTTTCTAACTGTGTCTTTATTAAAGATgtgagctgttttgttttagaaaagatTGCAATAAACTGTGGATTCAAGAAGggtgtgttttttgttctgaTTGTTTTACCTCTGCTGTGAACCAgttcagacacagagagagatgCAGGTGATGTTGGTTCTGTCACGTGCTGAGGAGAGGTTTTGGACCTGCTGGACACAGGatggtggagctggagctgccaGGCACAAAGAGAAGGTTCATGGAGTGAAGGAAGACATGGAGCATGGAGATAAATTGTGtaacagcagaggagggagctGGAAAATACAGGGGAGCGATCGCAAAAACACAGCACgtgtctccctctagtggatgAACACTGAATAACCCAAATTCTTCCACATGAAAGTGGAGATCCTGCATGTctacaaaataaatcaattataAGAACTACTCTTAATGCAAACttgattttgagaaaaaactacatttttaagattcatccctctttatttcctttatcgtactgaaaatcaaaataaagcCCTCATATTtccatttatctatttatttctttgtttactttttgaCACGCTTGTGTGCACTTTAAGGTCTTCAGGAAAAACACAGCGCCTCCCATTTCATACTctcataaatatataaataacttTCCAATAAGTAATCATTTGTTTCCAAAACATATTGAATAAGTGTCTTTGGAAACAAAAGGGAGATATGAAATAGTTTCATTCACCCACAGAGTTTGTTTAATTGTAATTTTGCAGTGTCCAGGTCCAGAGCTGATGAGCTGGGGATTCTATCCAGTTGTTGCAAAAATTTGAAATTACAATCTCGTTAGTATATGACACCTTGCGTGTGCACGCTTTTCGTCCTCCATTATTTGTTTTCTTAGCcgttatttttgtttgtttgttaatttttttttatatctttgaAATTAGTCTTCCACGCATTTCTCTCTGGTTGTCACATTTCCGTTGGGCCGTGAACACATCGCACATGAAGTTCCGACCCCCCTTCCGCTGCGTCaaatccaacatggcggcgcccGGTGCGGCGGACCGAGTGGAGGCAGGCTGCGGTGCTACGGAACCGTCACACCCGGCCTGTGGAGACTCGAAGAGGCCTCAGTTCGGGACTCGTTTCCTCACGGACCCGCGGGAAGTCTTCCAGCACAACGCCTGGTGGGTAGTTCACAGTCTCACCGCAGGAAATACAGGGACAGATGTGCACGAGCACCTCTGTCACGGCTCGTGTCCCGCTCCTGTGACATCTACAGCTTTGTTTCCTACTTTTTGAGTTTCAAAAGCTTTCACCAAACACCTAAAGATAATCAAAAAGTGAATATTTGTACCTGGTTTACACGCTTTTCTCACAGCCTGATAACACCTGTAATAACCACTTTATAACACAGGGTGGTGTAGTGAGTCACTCTGTCGCTGTTCTTGCCATCATTCAGAGAAACGAAGAAGTCGTTCAGCCTCAGGGCTGCATTTTGGCCAGGATGATCCATCAAAATGTCTTTCTAAATGTAACAGCTAGAGTTGTGCTATTATAGTGAGTTATtacatgttgtgattttttttttatagcagcAGCAATTGTGGTCTTGACAATCTTTTAAATACTTCTAACAAAGTTTTAAAGTACATCATCTAACTACCTGAGTGTGGTGTAGTTACAATGTGATTTTACAGTGTGTGAGATATATAATAAATTGTATGCattctgatttaaaaagaaaacagataatATAATTAAAAGTGTTACAATTTTTTGGATTTgttgccacaaaaaaaaaagtataaactTTTTTACACTTCTCCTTGAAGTAAATGCAGACCTATTAATCTTGTGCACTGCGTGAATTGTGGGCTGCTCTTTGTTTAGTCTTTTCACAAAAAATTTTCTCTCTTCTACCGTGACATGAAAAGTTACCCGTTGCGGTGTTAATAAAGGATTCACATACTTATTTATCATGACATATCAACTGAAACTAAAGTGTCTTTGACATTATTTTGATACATCATGGGCTCTagtaatatatttattttattttttcactatTTTGAGATTCTGTGTTTCAGATGATTTTTAAAAGTACcactgaatgaaacaaaaagtgCTTGACATTTTAGTTTATGTGTAGTAAATTCTGAAGATGTGGAAATTTCACAGTTTCAAGTGAATGTTGGGACCAAAAAAGTgcctttcctctctctttcaggTGTTACTTATTAACAATGTCTTAATATACTGTTGCATACTCCTGTTGATCTGATGCTGGATGTATATCAGCGTTGTCAAAATGTCACAAGAACTTCCTCATCTGGGGATGTTTGCGTGTTTCTGTGCTGCTATCCTAACACTGATAATCCTGTTTTCTTGTCAACAGGGACAATGTGGAGTGGACGGATGAGCAAGAAGCAGCAGCGAAGAAGAAAGTTTTAGAAAACAGTCAGCCGCTGCCGCCCGAGAAACAAGGTGTCATTACTGCCGCCCACACACATGAACCTCACTGAAtcagccagcagcagacgtGGGATAGTTTTTAATTGCCTTTCTGAGGATACAGAAAGTGACCTTTTCATTGTTCGAGGAGGCTTGTGTTTATGCTGTGCAGGAAGCAGCTCATAAAACTGCATCTGTGATACATTTTTTGATTGCCGTCTTCACGCAATTAAGCACGGCTGCAATTAAAGGGCTCATAATTAATTTTATGCATCATATTTACCTCATTAAGCTGCACAAAGTGGCTCGTGATGCTTCATAAACGAGCTAAGAGGTGGTGGCGTTTGGCATTTCTGTTGCAGAGGAGTACGACAGCCGGGCCAACGAGTACTGGAACGACTTTTACACCATCCACGAGAACCGATTCTTCAAAGACCGCCACTGGCTCTTCACCGAATTCCCAGAGCTGGCCCCACAGTGCGGCCTCCACCAGGAACCCAGCGCTGACGCCTCTGCTacagagctgcttcaggaggACAGCGCTGATCAAAAACAATGCACACAACTGGCGAGTTTGTCTTTAAGTGACGGCGAGTTTCCAGGGTCATCTGCCACGTATCGTATTCTGGAGGTGAGACATCGGGAGTTAACGTTTCTGGAAGTCATTCGAACATGTTTTGAGTAGAAAACTCCTTACAATGACCTAATGTGTACTGGGTTTACAGTAATATAGGCCAGTGGGTTTAAAGGTGTGGGGGTTAATGAAATGAATAGAAATATCTAAGGCTCAAGGAGGTTACTTTTCTCCAGCCTGAGTTAGTCTGTTGGATTTTTTGGAAACACTTGTGTGTTATTtgtataaacacacattttagagCTGAATTTACTCATAACTTCTCAAGCTGGATGTTGATGAGGGAAATGCCTTGAAGTGCAGGACGAGTCATCAGTTCACAACTCTTTACAGGAAGAGAGTTCAAACCAAACTCTGAGGAGTCTTGATAAATGTCCAGTGACTGACCCATCCTTATAAAACACCCCGTATGGTTTACAGTTCATGAGAACGCCGATGCCTTTATTGTCATCCTACAGGATAGAAATTGAGAGAAGCTGTACAGAGATGTAACTGATACGATGCTCTGTGCGCAGGTCGGCTGCGGTGTGGGGAATACAGTTTTCCCAATACTGAAGACTAACAAGTAAGAACAGAGTCACCTCTGATGTTTGAAAGCGACTCTCGGATCAGACTAACACTAAATCTGCGGCTTTGCCCCCGCAGTGACCCGGGTCTCTTCGTCTACTGCTGTGATTTCTCCAGCACAGCTGTGGAGCTGGTCAAGGTGAGCAGATGTGGATCACAACAGAATGAAGACTCTCATCTTCTGTGTTTATGCTTTAACTAAAGAGTTGAATCTGCTCTTGTCGTCAGACGAATCCAGAGTACGACCCCGGGCGCTGCTTCGCCTTCGTTCACGACTTGAGCGACGTGGAAGCCGATTACCCCGTCCCTGATGGGACCCTGGACGTCGTGGTCCTCATCTTTGTGCTGTCAGCACTGCATCCAGACAAGTATGGACCTGTAGCTCCTCCGGCCTCCTCTCCGGTGGGTTGTCTGAAAGTGCGGCCTTCTGTCTCAGGATGCAGGCGTCCATCAGTCGACTGGCTCGCCTGCTGAAGCCTGGAGGAGTGATGCTGCTCAGAGACTACGGACGCTACGATATGGCTCAGCTCCGCTTTAAGAAAGGTTAGAATGTCCACTATATACTGATCAGTTTAACCACGTCACGGCAAACGCCTGTGTTTCGTCCATCAGAGACAGACTTCAACGCTCCTGAATGTAGTGGTGAGCAGGGTTGCTTCACACTGAGAACAGTCTCACATCAGTTCCAGGATCAGGGGCTTTTCTCCaccatgttctctctgtggggTTTCTATGGATCCTCTGATTACGTCCCACAGAGTAAACATGGGCCGACGGTGTCCCGCAGACCACTACATCCCCGTCTGCCTCCTCTGTGGCCCGTGAGATCATTTACATCAAAGACCGTGTTACAATGAAGAcgaattttgttttgtttcataaatGTTGTTATACTAAATATGGTTTCAGGCAGgattcaaacacattcacagagTTAGATCGTCTCGTTGAATCAGTTGCTTCAGATTTGTTAGATCATTAAACAATGCAGGACAGTTTGTTTGTGACTGTTTGTCTGAttatttgtcctgtgatggacgaGCGACTTCTCCAAGCTGTGTAACGTCttcacacactcagctgactTTAAAATGGACGAAGCCGTACAGAGAGATGGTTACTGATGCTGCTGTGTTATTGTCACATCTTTCAGGGAGGTGTCTGTCAGAGAACTTCTACGTTCGAGGCGATGGGACACGAGTGTATTTTTTCACGCAAGGTAAAATCTGAACTTGCCGATGATTTAATGTTATTATTGTTGAGTTTCAACACTCTTGCTTGTCTTTACTGTAGACGAGCTTCACGAGCTGTTCGCCGGGGCCGGGCTGGAGAAAGTGCAGAGCCTCGTGGACAGAAGGCTGC includes these proteins:
- the mettl2a gene encoding tRNA N(3)-cytidine methyltransferase METTL2; translation: MKFRPPFRCVKSNMAAPGAADRVEAGCGATEPSHPACGDSKRPQFGTRFLTDPREVFQHNAWDNVEWTDEQEAAAKKKVLENSQPLPPEKQEEYDSRANEYWNDFYTIHENRFFKDRHWLFTEFPELAPQCGLHQEPSADASATELLQEDSADQKQCTQLASLSLSDGEFPGSSATYRILEVGCGVGNTVFPILKTNNDPGLFVYCCDFSSTAVELVKTNPEYDPGRCFAFVHDLSDVEADYPVPDGTLDVVVLIFVLSALHPDKMQASISRLARLLKPGGVMLLRDYGRYDMAQLRFKKGRCLSENFYVRGDGTRVYFFTQDELHELFAGAGLEKVQSLVDRRLQVNRGKQLTMYRVWIQCKYRKAPCLPPDT